The window TTACGGAAAAACGTGCATCAAGACTCGTGACAAGATCGATCCGACGAGAAACGCGCATCGAAACCGCGCACGTTCATCCGGCCTGGAGAGATTTTTCCAACCAACCATCTAACCGTTCGGATATTTGCTGAATGAGTGTGAGCTGTATTGTTGGGCGGCGGACGCCAAGGTCGAGAAGTGCGTCGCGAAGGCGGCGGCGAAGATGAAGTCCGGGATGGACGGTGAGTGCGCAGCGTACTTCCTCATCGGCGCAGAGGCCGGCGCGAAGGCCGCCTACGACAAGGCCAAGGCCGGGAAGGAGGGGCGGCCCACGTGTTCGCCCCGGATCCGTCGGGCTAGGGCACGAAGGTGACGATCCCGTCGTACCGCAGGTCGCAAAGCCCCCGGTCGAGCGCGTCGCCGACGTCCTCGGTCGTGCCGACGACCCGGGCCGCGGTGGACAGGAGCGAGGCGCGGCGGACCGGCCGGTCGGAAGGGATGCGCTCCAGGAGCGCGCCCTCGAGGGGGGTCAGGGGCCGCACGCCGACGTCCCACCTATCGAACGGCGCGTGGACATAGACCGTCTCCGGTCGGGCGGGCACGCCCTCTCCCAGCTCGGCCAGCCGCAGGAGGTCGCGCAGGGCGAAAGGCAGCCCGATCTTCTTGCCGTAGGTCGAAACGACGAACCGGTGGTCGCCCGGCCCCGGATCGAGGTCGGCCGCCCGCCCCCCCCCGAGCAGCGCCAGCGTGCTCGCGAAGACCCGCTCCCGCTGCGGGGCGTCGAGGATGATGATCCTATAGAGATCGACCTTCAAGAGCTCGTCGAACGCCCTCATCTCCACGGGACCGGCGCCGCGATCCGCGAGGATGCCGCAGAAGATGCGCCGGACCTCGTCCTCGAGACCGGGGATCCGCGCCGTGTTGGTGGCCTTCCTTCCTTTGCGGTCCAGGAACTCCTTGGTCTCGGCCCCGATTCGGCCGTAGAGCTGCGCCGCGCCCTCGGTCGGACAGCGTCGCCGCAGGTGGTCAAGGCAGTACCGGAAGCGGTTGTAGTAGTAGAAACAGGCCAGCGCGACGTCGTCGAACCGCCGCAGATCCTCGAGCGAGAAGTTGCGGTGGAGCGCGACGTTCCGGTACTCGATGTCGCTCTTGAGGCCGAGCCGCTCAAGCTCCTCGCGCCCGTACCGGATCATCCCGTATCCGTCCGCGTCCTCCTCCAGGGGCGTGCCCTTGATGAGCGTGAGCGGGAAGAGCATCACGAAGGACGGGGCGAGGCTCACGCAGTCGTCGAACGAGCGCTCGAACGACGCCATGGAGTCAGGGGGCAGCCCGAAGATGAGGTCGGTGTAGAAGTTGATCCGGTGGGTCTCGAGCAGACCGCGGATGCCGTCGAAGAGGCTCGGGTTCAAGCCGCGCCGGATGCTCCGCAGCGTCTCCGGGTTCGTCGACTGCACCCCGACCCCGATCTGGCACTGCAGCCGGCCGAACAGCGCGGCCAGCTCCTCGTCCAGCTTCTGGAAGGAGCAGTAGAAGAACAGGGACGTGCGGACGTTGCGTTCGATGATGTGGCGGACGATCCGCTTCGCCCGGGCGGGGTCCAGGTCGAACACCGCGTCGGCCACGTGGATGCAATCGAACCCGCTCGACAGGAGCCACTCGAGCTCGCGCTCCACCCGCGCCGGGTCGAAGCCGCGCAGCGAGTTGTCGCGGTGGCTGAACCGGCAGTAGACGCAGCGGTACGGGCAGCCGCGACCGGTCTCGTACACCATGGCCAGCCCGCACTCCGGCGAACGCTTCACCGCGATGTCGAAAGGAAACGGCGACGGCACGTTCGAGAGGTCGGTCCGGGGTGCGGGGTCGTGGTCCGCGAGGCCGCCGAAGCGCGACGCGAGGGCGAACCCCTGGACGCCGCCGGCCGCCGCCGGCCAGCCGCAGAGCAGGCCGTGGACGATGGCCGGCAGCTTCTCCTCCGACTCGCCGAAGACGAGGCCGTCCACCTCCGGCGCTTTCGCGAAGAACGCGGAGGACTCGGACGCGTCCTTCATCGAGATCTCGGGACCGCCGAGCAGGACGATGCCCTCCGGCGAGGCGGCACGATAGGCGGCGGCCAGGGCGAGGACCTGGGTGACGTTCCAGCAGAAGGTGGAGAAGCCGAGGACGTCCGGCGCCTCCTCGGTGATCGCCGCCAGCATCTCGTCGACGGACTGGACGGTCGCGT is drawn from Pseudomonadota bacterium and contains these coding sequences:
- a CDS encoding radical SAM protein translates to MGIPDRKKVLLVYVGGEQDAWGAIAFQKPRHFYVMPGILYCAAVLREHRLTRDLCDTRCLYLNATVQSVDEMLAAITEEAPDVLGFSTFCWNVTQVLALAAAYRAASPEGIVLLGGPEISMKDASESSAFFAKAPEVDGLVFGESEEKLPAIVHGLLCGWPAAAGGVQGFALASRFGGLADHDPAPRTDLSNVPSPFPFDIAVKRSPECGLAMVYETGRGCPYRCVYCRFSHRDNSLRGFDPARVERELEWLLSSGFDCIHVADAVFDLDPARAKRIVRHIIERNVRTSLFFYCSFQKLDEELAALFGRLQCQIGVGVQSTNPETLRSIRRGLNPSLFDGIRGLLETHRINFYTDLIFGLPPDSMASFERSFDDCVSLAPSFVMLFPLTLIKGTPLEEDADGYGMIRYGREELERLGLKSDIEYRNVALHRNFSLEDLRRFDDVALACFYYYNRFRYCLDHLRRRCPTEGAAQLYGRIGAETKEFLDRKGRKATNTARIPGLEDEVRRIFCGILADRGAGPVEMRAFDELLKVDLYRIIILDAPQRERVFASTLALLGGGRAADLDPGPGDHRFVVSTYGKKIGLPFALRDLLRLAELGEGVPARPETVYVHAPFDRWDVGVRPLTPLEGALLERIPSDRPVRRASLLSTAARVVGTTEDVGDALDRGLCDLRYDGIVTFVP